A genomic window from Silene latifolia isolate original U9 population chromosome 11, ASM4854445v1, whole genome shotgun sequence includes:
- the LOC141610647 gene encoding uncharacterized protein LOC141610647 isoform X2: MALKTAFISEHQTRFLDRVVGDQSQVQVPAEVSVALSSFSYDANCFYSKSNGKKLYRKKSRSKAKLGKKKADKVFPEEFFSDTGKEHHLSSSKSPTSHKHNKTSSTSDLVKEDLSPTLRLSHSCVELKNLSDAKGHNREEVHECSLSEISNCKAGPLPKRKLHNPQSFSGTSQDMCRSVSSNSGHSHVPKSRATSVSIAKKKRSNINNMRKKDQSRLTWKRCQSDRSNESRRETMSLPDHANFDSISQTSSVPSQQAALSCDELAVTSNFPAKQKKASSATKSLDADDMLNRGICVDIGIDSCQRVAEGVSSEYQDSLFSTKPIEMIHVVKLDESNGHRNKFGKRKNNGWKASRAPLSKSYRHHRQPFPFQPQHVQSKEKVYSKDTSTFDPLHPGMKLPAVKPVEEKHIQNVMNGWSDATCFKSNMSPGIRRGQDTTQHQSARKWIPVCKKNTSIPETSAGTNENITDNSPMEKKEDIELEGDVISISIPEAPIEHISANLLSDNDIPSVMEQASDKVECHGVQSVKNYTQSIHVSDGFLHHPDDSQFVEQAFISSYRMQLASEGVHRTTGYPLAEFERLLFSATPTIDSSVLSKPCDGSFSDVLSNLILCREQTPNISLHSVLDWYEEPGNYGLKVDVNRSHIQEGCVADTESFHAHFVPLLSAIQLFGHNYPSSSFGKRQDQSLEAHGVEASLHTPLCGNPAIDVHDITKPFNASGPSVLSNAELLFEFFESEQPQRRKPLHNKIVELASEGTSNNQVYGDPSKLDCTSLVDLHPASWFSVAWYPIYRIPEGKMRAAFLTYHSLGYFVQRCTTNDFSNLSPFSLALPVIGLQSYSAQAELWFSLNMETESSLGQMSSAVLKERLRTLEENANFFARGSVFKDRVMVTNRQPDYEFFMSRKGKPLYL, encoded by the exons ATGGCTTTGAAAACAGCATTTATCTCAGAGCATCAGACTAGATTTCTGGATCGCGTTGTCGGTGATCAATCTCAAGTTCAGGTTCCTGCTGAAGTGTCTGTTGCCCTCAGCAGTTTCAGTTACGATGCTAATTGTTTTTATTCTAAAAGTAACGGAAAAAAATTATACCGGAAGAAAAGCAGGAGTAAGGCTAAGCTAGGAAAGAAGAAGGCTGATAAAGTATTTCCGGAAGAATTCTTCAGTGATACTGGTAAAGAACATCATTTATCGTCTTCCAAATCTCCTACGAGTCATAAGCATAACAAAACTTCGAGTACTAGTGATTTAGTTAAGGAAGATTTATCTCCAACACTAAGGCTATCACATAGCTGTGTTGAATTGAAGAATTTGTCCGATGCCAAGGGCCACAACAGGGAAGAAGTTCATGAATGTTCTCTCAGTGAAATATCTAATTGTAAAGCGGGTCCACTTCCGAAACGTAAACTTCATAATCCACAAAGCTTCAGCGGAACTAGCCAAGATATGTGCCGAAGTGTAAGTTCAAACAGTGGTCACTCACATGTGCCAAAGAGTAGAGCAACCAGCGTTAGTATTGCAAAGAAGAAGAGAAGTAATATCAACAACATGCGGAAGAAGGACCAGAGCCGCTTGACTTGGAAAAGGTGCCAGAGTGACAGGAGCAACGAAAGCAGGAGAGAAACCATGTCTCTTCCAGATCATGCCAACTTTGATTCCATCTCACAAACTAGCAGTGTTCCAAGCCAACAAGCAGCATTGTCGTGTGATGAGTTGGCAGTCACGTCTAATTTTCCAGCTAAGCAAAAGAAAGCCTCATCTGCAACCAAGTCACTGGATGCTGATGATATGCTCAACAGAGGAATTTGTGTAGATATTGGCATTGATTCTTGCCAACGAGTTGCTGAGGGGGTAAGCAGTGAATACCAGGACTCGCTTTTTAGTACAAAGCCAATTGAAATGATCCATGTAGTAAAACTGGATGAATCAAATGGACATCGGAATAAATTTGGGAAAAGAAAAAACAATGGTTGGAAGGCATCTCGAGCTCCCTTGTCAAAATCATATAGGCATCACCGACAACCTTTCCCCTTTCAGCCACAG CATGTTCAGTCCAAAGAAAAGGTCTATTCAAAAGATACCAGCACTTTTGACCCGCTTCACCCGGGGATGAAGTTGCCAGCAGTGAAGCCTGTTGAAGAGAAGCATATTCAAAACGTTATGAACGGGTGGAGTGACGCCACATGCTTTAAGTCCAATATGTCCCCTGGGATTAGGCGTGGCCAAGATACTACTCAACATCAAAGTGCAAGGAAGTGGATTCCTGTTTGCAAAAAGAATACCAGTATACCAGAGACCTCTGCAGGAACTAATGAAAACATCACTGATAATTCACCAATGGAGAAGAAAGAAGATATTGAACTAGAAGGTGATGTCATTTCTATCTCTATTCCAGAGGCACCTATTGAGCACATCAGTGCAAATTTATTATCCGATAATGATATACCCTCAGTAATGGAACAAGCCTCGGACAAGGTTGAATGCCACGGCGTTCAAAGTGTTAAGAACTATACTCAGTCAATCCATGTGTCTGACGGTTTCCTACATCATCCTGATGATTCCCAGTTTGTGGAACAAGCTTTTATTTCCTCATATAGAATGCAGTTAGCATCTGAAGGCGTTCATCGGACAACAGGATATCCACTTGCAGAGTTTGAAAGATTACTGTTTTCTGCCACCCCAACTATTGATTCTTCAGTTCTATCGAAACCATGTGATGGTAGTTTCAGTGATGTGCTGAGTAACCTTATTCTCTGTAGAGAGCAGACACCGAACATATCTCTTCACTCTGTTTTAGATTGGTATGAGGAGCCAGGAAACTATGGGTTGAAAGTCGATGTTAACCGGTCTCACATTCAAGAAGGATGTGTTGCTGATACTGAATCATTTCATGCACATTTTGTTCCTCTTCTTTCTGCGATTCAGCTATTTGGTCACAATTATCCATCATCTTCTTTTGGGAAGAGGCAGGATCAGAGCCTGGAAGCTCATGGCGTAGAAGCTAGTTTACATACTCCTCTGTGTGGAAACCCTGCCATTGATGTACATGATATAACTAAACCCTTCAATGCTTCTGGACCATCGGTTCTCAGCAATGCAGAGCtactttttgaattttttgaatcaGAGCAACCACAGCGGCGAAAACCTCTCCATAACAA AATAGTGGAACTTGCCAGTGAAGGAACATCCAACAATCAAGTATACGGTGACCCATCAAAACTTGACTGCACAAGTCTTGTTGATCTGCATCCTGCATCCTG GTTTTCAGTTGCATGGTATCCCATATACCGGATTCCGGAAGGAAAGATGCGGGCAGCATTTCTGACATACCATTCACTGGGGTATTTTGTTCAAAGATGCACAACAAACGATTTTTCTAATTTGAGCCCGTTTTCCTTAGCCCTACCTGTAATAGGTCTCCAAAGCTACAGTGCACAG GCCGAGCTATGGTTTTCGCTTAATATGGAGACCGAGTCATCTTTAGGACAAATGAGTTCTGCAGTCCTAAAAGAAAGACTCAGGACACTTGAAGAGAATGCAAACTTTTTCGCTCGAGGATCGGTCTTCAAAGATCGTGTTATGGTCACAAATAGACAACCAGACTACGAATTCTTCATGTCTCGAAAAGGGAAGCCTTTATATTTGTAA
- the LOC141610647 gene encoding uncharacterized protein LOC141610647 isoform X1, which produces MALKTAFISEHQTRFLDRVVGDQSQVQVPAEVSVALSSFSYDANCFYSKSNGKKLYRKKSRSKAKLGKKKADKVFPEEFFSDTGKEHHLSSSKSPTSHKHNKTSSTSDLVKEDLSPTLRLSHSCVELKNLSDAKGHNREEVHECSLSEISNCKAGPLPKRKLHNPQSFSGTSQDMCRSVSSNSGHSHVPKSRATSVSIAKKKRSNINNMRKKDQSRLTWKRCQSDRSNESRRETMSLPDHANFDSISQTSSVPSQQAALSCDELAVTSNFPAKQKKASSATKSLDADDMLNRGICVDIGIDSCQRVAEGVSSEYQDSLFSTKPIEMIHVVKLDESNGHRNKFGKRKNNGWKASRAPLSKSYRHHRQPFPFQPQQHVQSKEKVYSKDTSTFDPLHPGMKLPAVKPVEEKHIQNVMNGWSDATCFKSNMSPGIRRGQDTTQHQSARKWIPVCKKNTSIPETSAGTNENITDNSPMEKKEDIELEGDVISISIPEAPIEHISANLLSDNDIPSVMEQASDKVECHGVQSVKNYTQSIHVSDGFLHHPDDSQFVEQAFISSYRMQLASEGVHRTTGYPLAEFERLLFSATPTIDSSVLSKPCDGSFSDVLSNLILCREQTPNISLHSVLDWYEEPGNYGLKVDVNRSHIQEGCVADTESFHAHFVPLLSAIQLFGHNYPSSSFGKRQDQSLEAHGVEASLHTPLCGNPAIDVHDITKPFNASGPSVLSNAELLFEFFESEQPQRRKPLHNKIVELASEGTSNNQVYGDPSKLDCTSLVDLHPASWFSVAWYPIYRIPEGKMRAAFLTYHSLGYFVQRCTTNDFSNLSPFSLALPVIGLQSYSAQAELWFSLNMETESSLGQMSSAVLKERLRTLEENANFFARGSVFKDRVMVTNRQPDYEFFMSRKGKPLYL; this is translated from the exons ATGGCTTTGAAAACAGCATTTATCTCAGAGCATCAGACTAGATTTCTGGATCGCGTTGTCGGTGATCAATCTCAAGTTCAGGTTCCTGCTGAAGTGTCTGTTGCCCTCAGCAGTTTCAGTTACGATGCTAATTGTTTTTATTCTAAAAGTAACGGAAAAAAATTATACCGGAAGAAAAGCAGGAGTAAGGCTAAGCTAGGAAAGAAGAAGGCTGATAAAGTATTTCCGGAAGAATTCTTCAGTGATACTGGTAAAGAACATCATTTATCGTCTTCCAAATCTCCTACGAGTCATAAGCATAACAAAACTTCGAGTACTAGTGATTTAGTTAAGGAAGATTTATCTCCAACACTAAGGCTATCACATAGCTGTGTTGAATTGAAGAATTTGTCCGATGCCAAGGGCCACAACAGGGAAGAAGTTCATGAATGTTCTCTCAGTGAAATATCTAATTGTAAAGCGGGTCCACTTCCGAAACGTAAACTTCATAATCCACAAAGCTTCAGCGGAACTAGCCAAGATATGTGCCGAAGTGTAAGTTCAAACAGTGGTCACTCACATGTGCCAAAGAGTAGAGCAACCAGCGTTAGTATTGCAAAGAAGAAGAGAAGTAATATCAACAACATGCGGAAGAAGGACCAGAGCCGCTTGACTTGGAAAAGGTGCCAGAGTGACAGGAGCAACGAAAGCAGGAGAGAAACCATGTCTCTTCCAGATCATGCCAACTTTGATTCCATCTCACAAACTAGCAGTGTTCCAAGCCAACAAGCAGCATTGTCGTGTGATGAGTTGGCAGTCACGTCTAATTTTCCAGCTAAGCAAAAGAAAGCCTCATCTGCAACCAAGTCACTGGATGCTGATGATATGCTCAACAGAGGAATTTGTGTAGATATTGGCATTGATTCTTGCCAACGAGTTGCTGAGGGGGTAAGCAGTGAATACCAGGACTCGCTTTTTAGTACAAAGCCAATTGAAATGATCCATGTAGTAAAACTGGATGAATCAAATGGACATCGGAATAAATTTGGGAAAAGAAAAAACAATGGTTGGAAGGCATCTCGAGCTCCCTTGTCAAAATCATATAGGCATCACCGACAACCTTTCCCCTTTCAGCCACAG CAGCATGTTCAGTCCAAAGAAAAGGTCTATTCAAAAGATACCAGCACTTTTGACCCGCTTCACCCGGGGATGAAGTTGCCAGCAGTGAAGCCTGTTGAAGAGAAGCATATTCAAAACGTTATGAACGGGTGGAGTGACGCCACATGCTTTAAGTCCAATATGTCCCCTGGGATTAGGCGTGGCCAAGATACTACTCAACATCAAAGTGCAAGGAAGTGGATTCCTGTTTGCAAAAAGAATACCAGTATACCAGAGACCTCTGCAGGAACTAATGAAAACATCACTGATAATTCACCAATGGAGAAGAAAGAAGATATTGAACTAGAAGGTGATGTCATTTCTATCTCTATTCCAGAGGCACCTATTGAGCACATCAGTGCAAATTTATTATCCGATAATGATATACCCTCAGTAATGGAACAAGCCTCGGACAAGGTTGAATGCCACGGCGTTCAAAGTGTTAAGAACTATACTCAGTCAATCCATGTGTCTGACGGTTTCCTACATCATCCTGATGATTCCCAGTTTGTGGAACAAGCTTTTATTTCCTCATATAGAATGCAGTTAGCATCTGAAGGCGTTCATCGGACAACAGGATATCCACTTGCAGAGTTTGAAAGATTACTGTTTTCTGCCACCCCAACTATTGATTCTTCAGTTCTATCGAAACCATGTGATGGTAGTTTCAGTGATGTGCTGAGTAACCTTATTCTCTGTAGAGAGCAGACACCGAACATATCTCTTCACTCTGTTTTAGATTGGTATGAGGAGCCAGGAAACTATGGGTTGAAAGTCGATGTTAACCGGTCTCACATTCAAGAAGGATGTGTTGCTGATACTGAATCATTTCATGCACATTTTGTTCCTCTTCTTTCTGCGATTCAGCTATTTGGTCACAATTATCCATCATCTTCTTTTGGGAAGAGGCAGGATCAGAGCCTGGAAGCTCATGGCGTAGAAGCTAGTTTACATACTCCTCTGTGTGGAAACCCTGCCATTGATGTACATGATATAACTAAACCCTTCAATGCTTCTGGACCATCGGTTCTCAGCAATGCAGAGCtactttttgaattttttgaatcaGAGCAACCACAGCGGCGAAAACCTCTCCATAACAA AATAGTGGAACTTGCCAGTGAAGGAACATCCAACAATCAAGTATACGGTGACCCATCAAAACTTGACTGCACAAGTCTTGTTGATCTGCATCCTGCATCCTG GTTTTCAGTTGCATGGTATCCCATATACCGGATTCCGGAAGGAAAGATGCGGGCAGCATTTCTGACATACCATTCACTGGGGTATTTTGTTCAAAGATGCACAACAAACGATTTTTCTAATTTGAGCCCGTTTTCCTTAGCCCTACCTGTAATAGGTCTCCAAAGCTACAGTGCACAG GCCGAGCTATGGTTTTCGCTTAATATGGAGACCGAGTCATCTTTAGGACAAATGAGTTCTGCAGTCCTAAAAGAAAGACTCAGGACACTTGAAGAGAATGCAAACTTTTTCGCTCGAGGATCGGTCTTCAAAGATCGTGTTATGGTCACAAATAGACAACCAGACTACGAATTCTTCATGTCTCGAAAAGGGAAGCCTTTATATTTGTAA